In Paenibacillus algicola, a genomic segment contains:
- a CDS encoding urea amidolyase associated protein UAAP2, with the protein MENLRAMEDRRSVAAAGYDQTILAGDGWMHDLLPGQVLRIVDVEGNQAVDTLFYSTEDPADHYSAVGTITRQGSLYLTTGSVLVAESGRELLKITADTCGRHDTIGGACSAQSNTVRYAHDTLPMHNCRDTFMLMLSERSSFSKRDLAPNVNFFMNVPVTPEGGLTFEDGISGPGRYVELTALAPVTVLISNCPQLNNPCNGYNPTPARVLIWDGNGETGEGGEVHV; encoded by the coding sequence ATGGAGAACCTAAGAGCGATGGAGGACAGACGGAGCGTGGCGGCTGCCGGGTATGATCAGACGATTTTGGCAGGGGACGGATGGATGCATGATCTGCTGCCGGGTCAGGTGCTTCGGATCGTCGATGTGGAAGGCAATCAGGCCGTAGATACGCTGTTCTATTCAACAGAAGATCCTGCGGATCACTATAGTGCAGTGGGGACGATCACAAGACAAGGCAGCCTGTATCTTACGACAGGCTCGGTGCTGGTTGCTGAATCCGGGCGGGAGCTGCTGAAGATTACGGCCGATACCTGCGGACGTCACGATACGATCGGGGGCGCTTGCTCGGCGCAGAGCAACACGGTCCGGTATGCCCATGACACACTGCCGATGCACAATTGCCGGGACACCTTTATGCTCATGCTGTCAGAGCGGAGTTCGTTTAGCAAGCGGGATTTGGCACCTAACGTGAATTTTTTTATGAATGTACCTGTGACGCCGGAGGGAGGCCTGACCTTTGAGGATGGCATTTCGGGACCGGGCCGGTATGTCGAGCTTACCGCTTTGGCTCCGGTAACCGTGCTGATCAGTAACTGCCCGCAGCTGAATAACCCGTGTAACGGCTACAACCCGACCCCTGCAAGAGTGCTGATCTGGGATGGAAATGGAGAAACAGGCGAAGGAGGCGAGGTCCATGTTTAA
- a CDS encoding APC family permease — MPKEITLKRNLSMTHVVTMGLAWMSPMIFFTSFGVLSEGSGGMMLAAYVLAFIAIIFTAASYAQMAKAFPVSGSAYTYVTKSMNSFTGFLVGWVILLDYLFSCIVAVLMFGINLNAQFTTVPSFVWILALTLVIMVVNIIGIKSSANLNKVFVTMQILFIAGFCGLIVYNATEYGLSAGWNPLPSTDGVSFSTILAGASLVCFSFLGFDSVTTMAEETKDPKKTIPRAIMAIVLIAGAIYFVTAYLIQQMYPSFTFANAESAGFELMQAIGGSGLASIYTFVVIFAVLSQGMSSMTTVSRLLFVMGRSAILPAKTFGSIHPKFRTPVFNIVLVSIISLSALFMSLDTAIKFVSFGALTAFLFVNLSVISHYILREKQRGARNLLLRFFCPLLGAGFILYLITLLDLDSLLLGFSWLLLGSLYYGAVRIKRRIPAVSIADAEGVS; from the coding sequence ATGCCAAAAGAGATCACTTTAAAACGCAATCTTTCCATGACACATGTGGTGACGATGGGGCTGGCCTGGATGTCTCCCATGATTTTTTTTACCAGCTTCGGGGTACTCTCTGAAGGCTCCGGAGGGATGATGCTGGCTGCCTATGTACTGGCTTTTATCGCAATTATCTTTACAGCGGCCAGCTATGCGCAGATGGCAAAGGCGTTCCCGGTATCGGGCTCCGCCTATACCTATGTCACGAAATCCATGAATTCCTTTACCGGCTTTCTGGTCGGCTGGGTCATTCTGCTGGATTATCTGTTCTCCTGTATCGTGGCTGTGCTTATGTTCGGCATTAACCTGAATGCCCAGTTCACCACAGTGCCCTCCTTTGTCTGGATTCTGGCGTTAACGCTTGTCATTATGGTCGTGAATATCATCGGAATTAAATCCTCCGCCAACCTGAACAAGGTGTTCGTGACGATGCAGATTCTGTTCATTGCCGGCTTCTGCGGACTGATTGTATACAATGCAACGGAATATGGCCTGAGTGCAGGCTGGAATCCGCTGCCTTCGACGGACGGCGTATCCTTCTCCACCATCCTTGCCGGTGCTTCCCTCGTCTGCTTCTCGTTCCTCGGTTTCGACTCGGTCACCACGATGGCGGAAGAAACCAAGGACCCCAAGAAAACGATCCCCCGCGCCATTATGGCCATCGTTCTGATCGCGGGCGCGATTTATTTTGTAACGGCGTATTTGATTCAGCAAATGTACCCGTCCTTCACCTTCGCTAATGCGGAGTCGGCGGGCTTCGAACTCATGCAGGCGATCGGCGGAAGCGGCCTGGCCTCCATCTATACATTTGTCGTCATCTTCGCAGTGTTGTCTCAGGGCATGTCCTCCATGACCACTGTCTCCCGCCTGCTGTTCGTGATGGGCCGGAGCGCCATTCTGCCTGCCAAGACGTTCGGCTCCATTCACCCTAAATTCCGCACGCCCGTATTCAACATCGTGCTGGTCAGCATCATCTCGCTATCTGCGTTGTTTATGAGTTTGGACACCGCGATCAAATTCGTGAGCTTCGGTGCTCTGACTGCGTTCTTATTCGTCAACCTTTCGGTCATTTCCCACTATATCCTCCGGGAGAAGCAGCGGGGCGCGAGAAACCTGCTTCTTCGGTTCTTCTGTCCGCTTCTGGGCGCCGGATTTATTCTGTATCTGATTACCCTGCTGGACCTTGATTCGCTCCTGCTTGGCTTCAGCTGGCTGCTGCTTGGCTCGCTGTACTACGGCGCCGTACGGATCAAGCGCAGAATACCTGCCGTCTCCATTGCCGATGCCGAGGGGGTATCGTAA
- a CDS encoding urea amidolyase associated protein UAAP1 produces the protein MTAVFKMMIPAGGKWSAQVGRGKQIRITAQGERANLACMLYNAKSPAERYNMPDTLKAQHTAMLTAGHVLMSDQGKVLASMIQDEVGWHDSLSGYTTRRGTDEKYGWTRYQTEGNKWYRSGEENFKVELFRHGLTGRDMVAPVNFFTKIVCQKDGAMRYVEQAVAQQTVILRTEMEVLVVFSNTPSPLDPSEHYLNAPIEIEILDAEPVKEDDICVNRCGENRRAFENTWHDNALLKGAY, from the coding sequence ATGACAGCAGTGTTCAAGATGATGATTCCAGCGGGCGGTAAATGGTCCGCACAGGTAGGTCGGGGCAAGCAGATCCGAATCACGGCACAAGGAGAGCGGGCTAATCTGGCCTGCATGCTGTACAACGCCAAATCTCCTGCCGAACGCTACAATATGCCGGATACGCTGAAGGCACAGCATACTGCGATGCTGACTGCCGGTCATGTGCTGATGAGTGATCAGGGAAAGGTGCTGGCATCGATGATCCAGGACGAGGTGGGCTGGCATGATTCTCTTTCGGGCTACACGACGAGACGGGGTACGGATGAGAAGTACGGGTGGACTCGTTACCAGACGGAAGGGAATAAGTGGTACCGCAGCGGAGAAGAGAATTTCAAGGTGGAGCTCTTCCGCCACGGCCTGACAGGCAGGGACATGGTAGCGCCGGTTAATTTTTTCACAAAAATCGTATGTCAAAAGGATGGGGCCATGCGCTATGTAGAGCAGGCGGTGGCTCAGCAGACCGTGATCCTTCGAACAGAGATGGAGGTGCTGGTAGTATTCTCGAATACGCCAAGCCCGCTGGATCCCTCCGAGCACTATCTTAACGCTCCCATTGAGATCGAGATTTTGGACGCAGAGCCTGTGAAGGAAGATGATATTTGCGTGAATCGATGCGGGGAGAACCGCCGGGCATTTGAAAATACATGGCATGACAATGCGCTGTTGAAGGGGGCTTATTGA
- the uca gene encoding urea carboxylase: protein MFKKVLIANRGAIAVRIERTLRQMGIPSVAVYTKADQDSLHVYQGDEAVQIGEGPAKESYVNAELILRTALEVGADAIHPGYGFLSENAEFARSCARNGITFIGPSPEHLEMFGLKHTARSMAQAAGVPLLPGTALITDVEAAVHAAEEITYPVILKSTAGGGGIGMRICDHAEALREAFDAVTRLAMTNFNDGGVFLEKYVERARHVEVQIFGNEYGEAVALGERDCSVQRRNQKIIEETPAPCFPDRLRHRMHEDARQLALTAGYRSAGTVEFLYDPEDEKYYFLEVNTRLQVEHGVTEEVLGIDLVEWMIREAAGDLQQLSAKAGTPQGHSLQVRLYAEDAVNSFRPSDGMIDQIVWPRNTRVETWIQNGVQVTTLYDPMLAKLIVHAPARDEAIQAMMTALGELRVYGVTTNKAYIEGFLQTPAFQEGKVYTHILDGFMPTELAIEVLDGGVQTTVQDDPGRVGYWDIGVPPSGPMDRLAFRTGNRLLGNDDQAAGLEMTLRGGAYRFRADFRICLTGADMQATIDGDKIPMYTPIPVKAGSTLTLGEAQYGMRAYLLVGGGLDMPLTLGSAATFTLGGFGGHSGSALRAGAVLGVHPGPPEDSAPLLAGLPPASVPQLGREWNIGVIPGPHCTAEYVLPEYLEQLTTTSWEVHFNSSRTGVRLVGPAPLWAREDGGDAGLHPSNIHDNAYAIGALDLTGDMPILLGPDGPSLGGFVCPVTTATAELWKLGQLHPGDRVSFTLITVEEAEQLRREQESYLSTLANHPALPALPAQSSGNYMPLLAYEEEGRRFPMAIRCSGDENLLIEYGERELDLLYRFQVYVLMQAIEDSGQIPYIEMTPGIRSLQIHLDASKMTVKEAAVMILGLDQALPPLDSIEVPSRIVKLPLSWDDPATQLAIERYQQNVRPDAPWCPSNLEFIRRMNGLGSHDEVAEVVFNASYLVMGLGDVYLGAPVAVPLDPRHRLVTTKYNPARTWTPENAVGIGGAYLCIYGMEGPGGYQFVGRTVQMWNKHRETVNFEKGKPWLLRFFDQIQFYPVTQEELLQYREDFPRGRFEVEVEETTFRLGDYLKWLTDIQEESSVFRNRQQASFQQERERWRELGIAEYVSEAESAGSEEQEQLPEGSVGINSSMSGSVWKVLVSPGDEVRKGDTLLIEESMKMEFHQVAPFDGIVAAVYANAGAEVKAGDCIVALFPVEKEAMV from the coding sequence ATGTTTAAGAAGGTTCTGATTGCTAACCGGGGCGCAATTGCGGTTCGGATCGAGCGTACCCTGCGTCAAATGGGAATTCCATCGGTGGCCGTGTACACCAAGGCGGACCAGGACAGCCTGCACGTCTATCAGGGGGATGAGGCGGTGCAGATCGGGGAAGGCCCGGCCAAAGAAAGCTATGTCAATGCTGAGCTGATTCTGCGTACCGCACTGGAGGTAGGTGCTGATGCGATTCACCCGGGTTATGGATTTTTGAGTGAGAATGCTGAATTCGCCAGGTCCTGTGCCAGAAACGGCATTACATTTATCGGTCCGTCTCCGGAGCATCTTGAGATGTTCGGACTGAAGCATACGGCGCGCTCCATGGCGCAGGCGGCAGGTGTGCCTCTGCTCCCCGGCACTGCATTGATTACAGATGTGGAAGCAGCGGTTCATGCTGCGGAAGAGATTACTTATCCTGTGATCCTAAAAAGTACAGCCGGCGGCGGCGGCATCGGGATGCGAATTTGTGATCATGCCGAGGCTCTGCGCGAGGCGTTCGATGCGGTAACCCGGCTCGCGATGACGAACTTTAACGATGGCGGTGTGTTTTTGGAAAAATATGTGGAGCGCGCGCGGCACGTGGAGGTGCAGATCTTTGGTAACGAGTATGGGGAGGCGGTGGCTCTCGGTGAGCGTGACTGCTCTGTGCAGCGAAGAAATCAGAAGATTATTGAGGAAACCCCGGCCCCCTGCTTCCCGGATCGGCTGCGCCATCGCATGCATGAGGATGCGCGCCAGCTGGCGCTTACGGCAGGCTACCGCAGCGCGGGAACGGTGGAGTTCCTGTATGACCCTGAAGACGAAAAATATTATTTCCTCGAGGTAAACACCCGACTGCAGGTGGAGCATGGCGTGACCGAGGAGGTGCTCGGCATTGATCTGGTGGAATGGATGATCCGGGAAGCTGCCGGGGATCTGCAGCAATTAAGTGCGAAAGCAGGGACGCCGCAGGGTCACAGCCTTCAGGTCCGGCTCTATGCCGAGGACGCGGTGAACAGCTTCCGTCCCAGCGATGGCATGATTGATCAGATTGTATGGCCGCGCAATACGCGTGTGGAAACCTGGATTCAGAACGGCGTGCAGGTTACGACGCTGTATGATCCTATGCTTGCGAAGCTCATTGTGCATGCTCCTGCCCGGGATGAAGCTATTCAGGCGATGATGACCGCCCTTGGAGAGCTGAGGGTGTACGGGGTGACAACCAATAAGGCTTATATTGAAGGATTTTTGCAAACCCCGGCTTTTCAGGAGGGGAAAGTATATACACATATTCTGGATGGCTTCATGCCCACCGAGCTTGCGATTGAGGTGCTGGACGGCGGTGTTCAGACCACGGTGCAGGATGATCCCGGCCGGGTCGGATACTGGGATATCGGGGTTCCACCGTCTGGTCCAATGGACCGCCTGGCCTTCCGGACCGGGAACCGGCTGCTTGGTAATGACGATCAGGCTGCAGGCCTTGAAATGACGCTGCGCGGCGGGGCGTACCGATTCCGTGCAGATTTCAGAATCTGTCTCACCGGTGCTGACATGCAGGCGACCATAGACGGGGACAAGATCCCGATGTATACGCCGATACCTGTGAAGGCGGGGTCCACGCTCACTCTTGGCGAGGCGCAATACGGTATGCGAGCCTATCTGCTCGTGGGCGGGGGCCTGGATATGCCGTTGACCCTTGGCAGTGCGGCTACCTTTACACTTGGCGGCTTCGGGGGACATTCCGGCAGTGCATTGCGAGCGGGTGCGGTGCTTGGCGTCCATCCCGGCCCGCCTGAAGATAGCGCGCCGCTCCTTGCCGGGCTGCCACCAGCCTCGGTACCTCAGCTCGGTCGGGAGTGGAATATTGGCGTCATTCCGGGCCCGCATTGTACCGCGGAGTATGTGCTCCCGGAGTACTTGGAGCAGCTGACGACAACTTCGTGGGAGGTTCACTTCAACAGCTCACGCACCGGCGTGCGGCTTGTGGGTCCCGCACCGCTGTGGGCCCGGGAGGACGGCGGGGATGCCGGACTGCACCCCTCCAACATTCATGACAATGCCTATGCGATAGGTGCTCTGGATTTGACCGGCGACATGCCGATTCTGCTCGGTCCGGACGGACCGAGTCTCGGCGGCTTTGTCTGTCCGGTGACCACAGCCACAGCCGAGCTATGGAAGCTCGGACAGCTGCATCCTGGCGATCGTGTTTCCTTCACGCTCATCACCGTGGAAGAAGCAGAGCAGCTGCGCCGTGAGCAGGAAAGCTATCTCAGCACGCTTGCGAATCATCCGGCCTTGCCAGCGCTTCCGGCACAATCCAGCGGAAACTACATGCCGCTCCTTGCTTACGAAGAAGAGGGTCGCCGCTTTCCGATGGCCATCCGCTGCTCCGGAGATGAGAATTTGCTGATTGAGTATGGGGAGCGCGAGCTGGATCTGCTATACCGTTTTCAAGTGTATGTGCTGATGCAGGCTATTGAAGACAGCGGCCAGATTCCATATATCGAGATGACCCCGGGCATCCGTTCCTTGCAGATTCATCTGGATGCATCCAAGATGACGGTCAAGGAAGCGGCAGTCATGATTCTGGGACTGGATCAAGCTCTGCCTCCGCTGGATTCGATTGAAGTACCATCCCGGATCGTTAAGCTGCCCTTGTCGTGGGATGATCCAGCAACCCAGCTTGCGATTGAGCGTTATCAGCAGAACGTGCGCCCGGATGCGCCTTGGTGTCCGAGCAATCTGGAGTTTATCCGCCGGATGAACGGTCTCGGCTCGCATGATGAAGTTGCAGAGGTCGTGTTTAATGCCTCCTATCTTGTGATGGGGCTTGGAGATGTGTATCTGGGTGCGCCGGTAGCTGTCCCGCTGGATCCCCGGCATCGCCTCGTAACAACAAAGTATAACCCAGCGAGAACCTGGACGCCGGAAAATGCCGTTGGCATCGGCGGAGCCTATCTGTGCATCTACGGGATGGAAGGACCGGGAGGCTATCAGTTTGTTGGCCGGACGGTACAGATGTGGAACAAGCATCGCGAAACCGTTAATTTTGAAAAAGGGAAGCCTTGGCTGCTGCGGTTTTTTGACCAGATTCAGTTCTATCCGGTGACTCAGGAGGAGCTGCTGCAATACCGGGAGGATTTCCCGCGCGGGCGCTTTGAGGTTGAGGTGGAGGAGACGACGTTCCGTCTAGGCGATTATCTGAAATGGCTGACGGACATTCAGGAGGAATCCTCGGTCTTTCGGAATCGGCAGCAGGCGTCATTCCAGCAGGAGCGGGAGCGGTGGAGAGAGCTGGGAATTGCGGAATATGTGTCGGAGGCTGAATCGGCTGGATCCGAGGAGCAGGAGCAGCTGCCTGAAGGCAGTGTCGGCATTAACAGCTCCATGTCCGGCAGTGTTTGGAAGGTGCTCGTCAGCCCGGGGGATGAGGTTCGAAAGGGAGACACTCTTTTAATAGAAGAAAGTATGAAAATGGAGTTCCATCAGGTGGCCCCGTTTGACGGAATTGTGGCTGCCGTATACGCCAATGCCGGGGCCGAGGTTAAAGCTGGCGACTGCATTGTCGCATTATTTCCGGTCGAGAAGGAGGCGATGGTCTAA